CCTACCGCGTCTTCCCGGCGATGGCGGACGGCGACCGGGACTACGACGCCACGAACGTGGCGGTCGACCTGGCCTTCACCGACGGCACCTATCTGAGCGGCCTCGGGGCGCGGGACCAGCACGGGTTCGGGCTGTCGCCGCGGGCCCAGGGGGCCGCGAAGGTGCTGTACGTCAACCAGTGGAACAGCGTGGCCTCGCGGATCGGCACCGTGGCGGCCGGGAAGACGGTCGACCGGATCCTGGTGGCGTACGACTCCCCGCGCGGCCCGGCGCGATTCCGTGGCTGGCTCGACGATCTGCGCATCGAGACCGTGGCGCCGGAGAAGCCGAGGGCGCATCTGTCGGACTACGCGCTGACGACCCGCGGCACCCAGTCCAGCGGTGGCTTCTCGCGCGGCAACAACTTCCCGGCGACGGCCGTGCCCCATGGCTTCAACTTCTGGACGCCGGTCACCAACGCGGGCTCGCTGAGCTGGCTGTACGACTACGCGCGGGGCAACAACGACGACAACCTGCCGACGATCCAGGCGTTCAGCGCGAGCCATGAGCCGAGCCCCTGGATGGGCGACCGGCAGACCTTCCAGGTGATGCCGTCGGCGGCCTCCGACGTCCCGGACACCGGTCGTGAGGCGCGGGAGCTGGCCTTCCGGCACGAGAACGAGACCGCGCGGCCCTCCTACTACGGGGTCAGGTTCGAGAACGGCGTGAAGGCGGAGATGGCGCCGACCGACCACGCGGCGATGCTCCGCTTCAGCTACCCGGGCGACGACGCGAGCGTCCTCTTCGACAACGTCACCGATCAGGCGGGGCTGACTCTCGACAAGGCGGCAGGGGTCGTCACCGGCTACTCGGACGTGAAGTCCGGGCTGTCGACCGGCGCGACGCGGCTCTTCGTCTACGGCGTCTTCGACCAGCCGGTGACGGACGGCGGCTCGGAGGGGGTGAAGGGATATCTGCGCTTCGACGCCCCGACCGTCACCCTGCGGCTCGCCACCTCGCTGATCAGCCTGGACCAAGCGAAGGACAACCTGCGGCAGGAGATCCCGGACGGCACCGGCTTCGACACCGTACGGAACCGCGCCCAGCGCCAGTGGGACCGGCTGCTCGGCAAGGTTGAGGTCGAGGGCGCGACACCGGACCAGCTGACGACCCTGTACTCCAGCCTGTACCGGCTGTATCTGTACCCCAACTCCGGTTTCGAGAAGGTGGGTTCTCAGTACAAGTACGCGTCCCCCTTCTCCCCCATGCCCGGACCCGACACCCCGACGCACACCGGCGCGAAGATCGTCGACGGCAAGGTGTACGTCAACAACGGCTTCTGGGACACCTATCGGACCACCTGGCCGGCGTACTCATTGCTGACGCCAAGTCAGGCGGGCGAGCTGGTCGACGGGTTCGTGCAGCAGTACAAGGACGGCGGCTGGACCTCGCGCTGGTCCTCCCCCGGCTACGCCGACCTGATGACCGGCACCTCCTCGGACGTCGCGTTCGCCGACGCCTATGTCAAGGGCGTCGACTTCGACGCCGGGGCGGCGTACGACGCGGCCGTGAAGAACGCGACGGTCGTACCGCCGATGTCGGGCGTGGGCCGCAAGGGCATGGAGACCTCCCCCTTCCTCGGCTACACGAGCACCGAGACCCACGAGGGCCTGTCCTGGGCGCTGGAGGGCTACCTCAACGACTACGGCATCGCGCGGATGGGGCGGGCGCTGTACGAGCGGACGGGTGAGAAACGGTACGCGGAGGAGTCCGAGTACTTCCTCAACCGGGCCCGGGAGTACGTGAACCTGTTCGACGCGAAGGCGGGCTTCTTCCAGGGGCGGAACCTGGCCGGTGACTGGCGGGTGGAGTCCTCGACGTACGACCCGCGGGTCTGGGGGTACGACTACACCGAGACCAACGGCTGGGGGTACGCGTTCACCGCCCCGCAGGATTCGCGCGGCCTCGCCAACCTGTACGGCGGACGGGCCGGCCTCGCGGAGAAGCTCGACACCTACTTCGCCACGCCGGAGACCGCCTCCCCCGACCTGGTCGGCTCCTACGGCGGGGTCATCCACGAGATGACCGAGGCACGGGACGTGCGGATGGGCATGTACGGGCACTCCAACCAGGTCGCCCACCATGTGAACTACATGTACGACGCGGCCGGTCAGCCGTGGAAGACCCAGCGGGGCGTCCGCGAGGTGCTGTCCCGGCTGTACGTCGGCAGCGACATCGGGCAGGGCTACCACGGCGACGAGGACAACGGCGAGCAGTCGGCCTGGTACCTGTTCTCCGCACTGGGCTTCTATCCGCTGGTCATGGGGAGCGGCGAGTACGCCGTCGGCTCACCCCTGTTCACCAAGGCGACCGTCCATCTGGAGAACGGCGAGGACCTGGTCGTCCGGGCGCCGAAGAACAGTTCCCGCAATGTGTACGTCCAAGGGCTCAAGGTCAACGGGCGTTCCTGGAACTCGACTTCACTCCCCCACTCGCTGCTCGCGAAGGGCGCGGTGCTGGACTTCGACATGGGTCCGCGGCCGTCGGCCTGGGGCAAGGATTCGGCACCCACGTCGATCACTCGGGACGACGAGGTGCCGACGCCACGGGCGGACGTGCTGAAGGGGGACGGGACGCTGTTCGACGACACCTCGGCGACGGAGGCGCCCGTGGCCTCGGTGGACCTTCCGGTGCCGGGGCCGGTCAAGGGCGTTCAGTACACGGTGACTTCGGGCGGGGACCACACGAAGGCGCCGACCGGCTGGACGCTCCAGGGCTCGGCCGACGGGACCACTTGGCAGACCCTCGACCGGCGCTCCGGGGAGTCCTTCGCCTGGGACCGGCAGACACGGGCGTTCACCGTGGGGTCTCCGGGTACGTACGGGAGGTACCGCCTGGTGATCGACGGCGAGGCGGTGGTCTCGGAACTCGAACTGCTCGGCTGAGCAGGGGTGATGGAGGGGTCTCATGCGAGGTGTCGATCCGGCCTGGCTGGCGGACGAGGTGTTCCGGCCGATCGGCACCCGGCGGACACTGATCCGCGGCTCGGGTCCCCTGGTGGACACGGTGTACGGGGAGGTGGCGGCGGCCTGCGCACGGTACGGGGGCGATGTCACGCGTGAACCCGAGGCGTACGACCTCCTGTTGGAGCTCGACGGCACCGGCGACTCCGAGGGGTTCACCTACGAGCGCGGTGCCGGACGCACCACCGTCACCGCGTCCGGCGCGCGCGGGCTGCTGTACGGCTTCTTCCATGTCGTCCGGCTCGGGGAGGACGCGTTCCTCCCCGAGCCGACGCGGGAGACGCATGAGCCGGCTGTGGGACGGCGCATGCTGGACCACTGGGACAACGTGGCCGTGCACCCGGTCATGGGCCAGGTGGAACGGGGTTACGCGGGCGGCTCGCTGTTCTGGGAGGACGGGCGGGCGCGCGGGGATCTGGAGCGGGTGGCGGCGTACGCCAGGCTGCTGGCGTCCTGCGGGATCAACGCGATCGCCCTGAACAACGTCAACGTGCACACGGAAGAGGCCCGGCTGCTGACCGACCGGATCGGTGAAGTCGCCGAACTGGCGGGGGTGTTCAGGGCCTACGGCGTCCGGACGCATCTGTCCGTCACCTTCGCGGCGCCGGTGGTGCTCGGCGGACTGTCCACGGCCGACCCGCTCGACCCGGCCGTGCGGGCATGGTGGGCGGCGGCGACCGCGCGGGTCTACGAGGCGATACCGGACTTCGGCGGCTATGTGGTGAAGGCCGACTCGGAGGGGCAGCCCGGCCCGTTCGCGTACGGCCGCAGTCACGCCGACGGGGCGAACCTGCTGGCCGCCGCGCTGGAGCCGTACGGCGGCACGGTCCACTGGCGGGCCTTCGTCTACAACCACCACCAGGACTGGCGGGACCGTACGACCGACCGGGCGCGTGCCGCGTACGACCACTTCACGCCGCTGGACGGGGAGTTCGCGGCGAACGCCGTGCTCCAGGTGAAGCACGGGCCGATGGACTTCCAGGTACGGGAACCGGTCTCGCCGCTGATCGGCGCGATGCCGGGGACCCGGCTCGCGGTGGAGCTCCAGGCCACGCAGGAGTACACCGGGCAGCAGCGGCATGTGTGCTGGCTCGGGCCGATGTGGA
This DNA window, taken from Streptomyces sp. NBC_00663, encodes the following:
- a CDS encoding alpha-glucuronidase, translating into MRGVDPAWLADEVFRPIGTRRTLIRGSGPLVDTVYGEVAAACARYGGDVTREPEAYDLLLELDGTGDSEGFTYERGAGRTTVTASGARGLLYGFFHVVRLGEDAFLPEPTRETHEPAVGRRMLDHWDNVAVHPVMGQVERGYAGGSLFWEDGRARGDLERVAAYARLLASCGINAIALNNVNVHTEEARLLTDRIGEVAELAGVFRAYGVRTHLSVTFAAPVVLGGLSTADPLDPAVRAWWAAATARVYEAIPDFGGYVVKADSEGQPGPFAYGRSHADGANLLAAALEPYGGTVHWRAFVYNHHQDWRDRTTDRARAAYDHFTPLDGEFAANAVLQVKHGPMDFQVREPVSPLIGAMPGTRLAVELQATQEYTGQQRHVCWLGPMWSEVLRFGQEEGLTVGELARGGLVAVSNVGDDPFWTGHPLAQANLYTFGRLAWRPDADAPEILDEWIRLTFGTAPAAGVRAVLAGSWRTYEKYTAPLGVGFMVQPGHHYGPSVDGYEYSPWGTYHFADRDGVGVDRSVASGTGFAGQYGKRWAEVYETVASCPDELLLFFHHVPYGQELKSGKTVIQHIYDTHFEGVDEVAQARRVWDSLAGLVDPVRHARVAELFEEQLRGAGEWRDQINSYFFRKSGVPDERGRIIH
- a CDS encoding GH92 family glycosyl hydrolase, which produces MWLRTRHRHGPAVVLTAAFAWVVASQGAAVALPEAPAADREFTSSFETDDPAPDWLSTPERASGVDGGYSSGIPGNVTDHVTDVRASAENTAGGEVKENLADGEAGTKWLAFATSGWAEFDLDKPYRIATYALTSANDHAERDPKDWTLQGSADGKDWKTLDTRSGETFTERFRTKSYDIAEPADYQHFRLDVTANNGAEGILQLADLQLSTGGGGGPVPADMLTLVDRGPSGSPTAKARAGFTGERALRYAGRHTADGRAYSYNKVYDVDLAVGRNTRLSYRVFPAMADGDRDYDATNVAVDLAFTDGTYLSGLGARDQHGFGLSPRAQGAAKVLYVNQWNSVASRIGTVAAGKTVDRILVAYDSPRGPARFRGWLDDLRIETVAPEKPRAHLSDYALTTRGTQSSGGFSRGNNFPATAVPHGFNFWTPVTNAGSLSWLYDYARGNNDDNLPTIQAFSASHEPSPWMGDRQTFQVMPSAASDVPDTGREARELAFRHENETARPSYYGVRFENGVKAEMAPTDHAAMLRFSYPGDDASVLFDNVTDQAGLTLDKAAGVVTGYSDVKSGLSTGATRLFVYGVFDQPVTDGGSEGVKGYLRFDAPTVTLRLATSLISLDQAKDNLRQEIPDGTGFDTVRNRAQRQWDRLLGKVEVEGATPDQLTTLYSSLYRLYLYPNSGFEKVGSQYKYASPFSPMPGPDTPTHTGAKIVDGKVYVNNGFWDTYRTTWPAYSLLTPSQAGELVDGFVQQYKDGGWTSRWSSPGYADLMTGTSSDVAFADAYVKGVDFDAGAAYDAAVKNATVVPPMSGVGRKGMETSPFLGYTSTETHEGLSWALEGYLNDYGIARMGRALYERTGEKRYAEESEYFLNRAREYVNLFDAKAGFFQGRNLAGDWRVESSTYDPRVWGYDYTETNGWGYAFTAPQDSRGLANLYGGRAGLAEKLDTYFATPETASPDLVGSYGGVIHEMTEARDVRMGMYGHSNQVAHHVNYMYDAAGQPWKTQRGVREVLSRLYVGSDIGQGYHGDEDNGEQSAWYLFSALGFYPLVMGSGEYAVGSPLFTKATVHLENGEDLVVRAPKNSSRNVYVQGLKVNGRSWNSTSLPHSLLAKGAVLDFDMGPRPSAWGKDSAPTSITRDDEVPTPRADVLKGDGTLFDDTSATEAPVASVDLPVPGPVKGVQYTVTSGGDHTKAPTGWTLQGSADGTTWQTLDRRSGESFAWDRQTRAFTVGSPGTYGRYRLVIDGEAVVSELELLG